The Aedes albopictus strain Foshan chromosome 2, AalbF5, whole genome shotgun sequence region TTCTGTACCGCTCAAGATaaatagtgcagcactcaaaaattcgagagtgtagcgggtgtgtacaccgtgtccaccaatcaacgtttgcaaagctgtaaatattttggtttttattcacgtaCTCCAAATCAACTGCAccgaaaattttcgtttttgcagtgaaaagtgtagcacgaagcagTGTAGCACCGTCACAAAACCGAAAACGACAATAGTTTTGCCTTCCTGTTTGTTCAAGATCTCCCACAGTGCTATTTTTATTTCAACATAATTTTCCGCCCACTTTCCACCCCAACCCCAACAGAACACTCAAATGTAACGCTCCATAACGCACCAAAAGCTCTCTCCTTTCTTCTCTCTAAAAAGACGACGATTTCCCCTCTCGCGGACCGCTTGACAGTTCTCCGCACGTCAGATTGTTTTGGTTGCGTGATTTTTACTGGAGCGGTCTTTAGAGTTTTCGGAAAatccgaaattttcattgaaattcacCCGGAAAAGTGCACTGATAATTCAAAATGTTATCCTTAGCTGGTAAAGTGCTCACGAGAAATGCCATCTGTGGGAGAAATGCTTTGATTCAGGTAATTTTGATCGGTGTTTTAGTTTTCCGATATGTTTCATAACCACAATGTTTTCATTGCGAATCCCCTGTGTAGGAGCTCGCCACCGCTGCTGGGGCCAGCCGGAGTTACCACATCGCTTGCGGAAATAGAAATGACCGTCCCGCAACCACTGCACTGAAGCTCCAGAACAAATTCATCAGCCCAATTACAGCAGCGGTTCTGGTGCGGAACATCAGTACGGATGAAGCCGGCCGAAGTGCATTGGAAACAATTCCCGAACCACCGCCGATTCCTGCCGCACCGGAGATAAGTGAAATCGTGTCCAATTTGGCGGCAAACGGAGAGCCAACGTTCGCATCGCTTGGGCTGGGCGGTTGGAGCCCGGTGGGAATCGTCCAGAACTGCATGGAGTTCCTTCACGTCACTTGCGATCTGCCCTGGTGGGGAGTTATTGCCATTGGAACTGTTTGTGTGAGATTGGTGCTGTTTCCTCTGGTGATTGCCAGTCAGCGAAATGCGGCCAAAATGAACAACCATATGCCCCAGATGCAGGTTCTGCAGATGAAAATGACTGAAGCGCGACAAGCTGGAAATTCTATTGATTCGGCCCGGTACGCCCAGGAAATGGTAGCATTCATGAAGGAAAAAGACCTGAACCCGCTGAAGAACATGCTGGTACCACTAGCGCAGGCTCCCATCTTCATCTCGTTCTTCATGGGTCTTCGTCAGATGGCCAACACCCCGGTGGAATCGATGCGTGAAGGTGGTCTGTTCTGGTTTACCGATCTGACCGTTTGCGATCAGTTCTACGCCCTGCCGGTTATCACCAGTATCACTAT contains the following coding sequences:
- the LOC134287362 gene encoding mitochondrial inner membrane protein OXA1L-like, with translation MLSLAGKVLTRNAICGRNALIQELATAAGASRSYHIACGNRNDRPATTALKLQNKFISPITAAVLVRNISTDEAGRSALETIPEPPPIPAAPEISEIVSNLAANGEPTFASLGLGGWSPVGIVQNCMEFLHVTCDLPWWGVIAIGTVCVRLVLFPLVIASQRNAAKMNNHMPQMQVLQMKMTEARQAGNSIDSARYAQEMVAFMKEKDLNPLKNMLVPLAQAPIFISFFMGLRQMANTPVESMREGGLFWFTDLTVCDQFYALPVITSITMFLTIELGTDSARMSAQNMQMVRYILRAMPLFIFPFTINFPGAILCYWACSNFFSLLQVGFLRIPKVRDYFKIDRLVTHNPEALPMKKKKFTEGMKDSWTNMKITRELEERARIDEITFQKAGKGPLVKTYKYDPTAPRPSSNTISAKKR